Part of the Arcobacter sp. F155 genome, TGGACACGCATTAAATGAAATGACTTTATTAGGAGATAGCAATGAATAATTTTAATCACTATTATGATTCAGAAACAACAAGACAGGTTATCTCTGTAATCGTTATTAATGAACATAATGTTTTATCTAGAATTGTAGGGCTTTTCTCTGCAAGAGGATATAATATTGATTCTTTAACAGTAGCACCTATGAGTGGTTCAAAATACTCAAGAATGACTATTGTTACAACAGGAAGCAAAAGAGTTATTGATCAAATTGTTAAACAATTAAATAAATTAATTCCTGTTTTAAAAGTAAATGAACACCAAAATGTTATTGAAAAAGAGACTGTTTTAATCAAAATACCAATTGAACAACCTCTTAGTGATATTGAAGTAATTGCAAGAGCATATAATGGTCATATCCAAAATGTTACAGATGATGCAATTGTTATCTCTGCAACTGATGCACCAAGTAGAAT contains:
- the ilvN gene encoding acetolactate synthase small subunit; the encoded protein is MNNFNHYYDSETTRQVISVIVINEHNVLSRIVGLFSARGYNIDSLTVAPMSGSKYSRMTIVTTGSKRVIDQIVKQLNKLIPVLKVNEHQNVIEKETVLIKIPIEQPLSDIEVIARAYNGHIQNVTDDAIVISATDAPSRIANFTNIMNKYKPLEVVKSGVVAMER